One region of gamma proteobacterium HIMB55 genomic DNA includes:
- a CDS encoding poly(A) polymerase (PFAM: Poly A polymerase head domain~TIGRFAM: poly(A) polymerase) has product MNEIDAQSLVDASALSKSAVAVVTRLRENNYSAFIVGGAVRDLLLGKRPKDFDVATDATPEQIVALFRGARIIGRRFQIVHVRMGREIIEVTTFRGHHEGDSSKVAAKSNKGLLIRDNVYGTLDQDAARRDLTINALYLDPVNNLIYDDLDGLADIQRRTIRIIGDPAARYREDPVRMLRVARFAAKLGFNIDASTQGAIAECRHLLADIPSARLFDEAIKLFMSGHATSTLEQLIRHDLLETLFPEAVNALHLKGAHELISQAMKNTDGRIARGKPVTPAFLFAALLWPAVALRSDEIVRAGNTEGSPVNSAGQQILMNSLQRVAIPKRFSIPMREIWDLQPRLDKCSSKRAKSILALRRFRASFDLLLLRAEHDNALNSVVKFWEEQQQLFPDLVGSQPAPEIPKKRRRPRRRKPAS; this is encoded by the coding sequence TTGAACGAAATCGATGCTCAAAGTCTGGTAGACGCCTCAGCACTATCAAAGTCTGCCGTTGCCGTTGTCACTCGTCTGCGCGAGAACAATTACAGCGCCTTCATCGTCGGTGGCGCCGTCAGAGATCTTCTACTGGGCAAGCGACCCAAGGATTTTGATGTTGCTACAGACGCGACACCAGAACAAATCGTAGCCCTCTTTAGAGGCGCTCGGATCATTGGCCGACGCTTCCAGATTGTTCATGTCCGGATGGGCCGTGAAATTATCGAAGTCACTACGTTCCGAGGCCATCACGAAGGCGATAGTTCGAAGGTCGCTGCAAAGAGCAATAAAGGGCTACTGATACGTGACAATGTCTACGGCACGCTGGATCAAGACGCTGCTCGGCGTGACCTCACCATTAATGCGCTTTATTTAGATCCCGTAAACAATCTGATCTATGACGATCTCGATGGACTCGCAGATATCCAGCGGCGCACGATTCGCATCATCGGCGACCCGGCTGCTCGCTACCGAGAAGATCCCGTACGCATGCTGCGAGTAGCGAGGTTCGCTGCCAAACTCGGGTTCAACATCGATGCATCAACTCAAGGGGCGATCGCTGAATGCCGGCATCTGCTGGCAGACATTCCATCAGCGCGACTTTTTGACGAGGCCATCAAACTATTTATGTCGGGCCACGCCACATCGACCCTCGAGCAACTGATACGACATGACTTGCTCGAGACACTTTTTCCCGAGGCTGTGAACGCGCTGCATCTTAAAGGTGCACATGAGCTAATTTCTCAAGCCATGAAAAATACGGATGGCCGAATCGCCAGAGGGAAACCTGTGACGCCTGCATTCCTCTTTGCCGCCTTACTTTGGCCGGCAGTTGCACTGCGCAGTGACGAAATTGTTCGCGCAGGTAACACCGAGGGCTCCCCTGTTAACTCAGCAGGACAGCAAATTCTCATGAACTCGTTGCAGCGTGTTGCCATACCGAAGCGTTTCTCAATTCCTATGAGAGAAATTTGGGATCTTCAACCACGACTGGATAAATGCTCGTCAAAACGGGCCAAATCGATTCTTGCCTTGCGCCGTTTTCGAGCGTCCTTTGATCTGCTGTTACTTCGTGCCGAGCACGACAATGCACTCAATAGCGTGGTGAAATTTTGGGAGGAACAGCAGCAGCTGTTCCCCGATCTTGTGGGCAGTCAGCCAGCACCTGAGATACCCAAAAAGCGCCGGCGGCCCCGTCGACGCAAGCCTGCATCATGA
- a CDS encoding glutamyl- or glutaminyl-tRNA synthetase (PFAM: tRNA synthetases class I (E and Q), catalytic domain~TIGRFAM: glutamyl-queuosine tRNA(Asp) synthetase), translated as MYKGRFAPSPTGPLHFGSLVAALASYLDARAHKGVWQLRLDDIDPPRHDPASFTSIPNCLEQHGLYWDNDMIMQSKRREAHESYISALSADGRVFRCLCTRATLGHLGQCESDCQLSQHNEGSQRLALSEETLSGFNDLVLGSQAPADMPQNFVVKRRDGLLAYQLATAVDDIDEGYTHIIRGSDLLGSTFRQMAIHSALGQTSPKYGHLPIATDPMGNKLSKQTGAPAIDTKTPVENLRSALAFLNQTPPPPSCKTPMEVLTFGAEHWDLARTGSS; from the coding sequence GTGTATAAAGGCCGGTTCGCACCATCACCAACCGGCCCGCTCCATTTCGGCTCACTTGTTGCTGCACTCGCGAGCTACCTAGACGCTCGCGCCCATAAGGGTGTTTGGCAACTCCGGCTCGACGACATTGACCCGCCCCGACACGACCCCGCGAGCTTTACGAGCATCCCAAATTGCCTCGAGCAACACGGCTTGTATTGGGACAACGATATGATCATGCAGAGTAAGCGGAGGGAGGCTCACGAGTCATACATCAGTGCGCTAAGCGCTGACGGTCGTGTCTTCAGATGCTTGTGCACACGCGCAACTCTCGGACACCTCGGCCAGTGTGAATCTGACTGTCAGCTCAGTCAGCACAACGAGGGCAGTCAGCGACTAGCGCTGTCTGAAGAGACCTTGAGCGGTTTTAACGATCTGGTGTTGGGAAGCCAGGCACCCGCTGACATGCCTCAAAATTTTGTGGTGAAAAGACGAGATGGCTTACTCGCCTATCAACTCGCAACTGCGGTAGATGACATCGACGAGGGCTACACCCATATCATCAGAGGTAGCGATCTATTGGGTTCGACCTTTAGGCAGATGGCTATTCACAGCGCCCTAGGTCAAACCTCACCGAAGTACGGGCATCTACCTATTGCTACTGACCCTATGGGTAATAAGCTGAGCAAACAAACTGGAGCACCCGCGATAGATACGAAAACGCCGGTCGAAAATTTGCGGTCGGCACTTGCCTTCCTTAACCAGACACCTCCCCCACCATCTTGCAAAACTCCCATGGAGGTACTCACCTTTGGCGCTGAACACTGGGATTTAGCGCGCACAGGCAGTTCGTAA
- a CDS encoding UDP-N-acetylmuramate:L-alanyl-gamma-D-glutamyl-meso-diaminopimelate ligase (PFAM: Mur ligase family, glutamate ligase domain; Mur ligase family, catalytic domain; Mur ligase middle domain~TIGRFAM: UDP-N-acetylmuramate:L-alanyl-gamma-D-glutamyl-meso-diaminopimelate ligase): MSSRVHILGICGTFMGGVALLARELGYQVSGSDANVYPPMSTMLRDAGIDIVDGYSSEDLNPAPDLVVIGNALSRGNAAVEYVLDEGIPYISGPQWLGELLTNRWVMAISGTHGKTTTSSMLTWILECAGKEPGFLVGGVPFGFEGSARLGSGPFVVEADEYDSAFFDKRSKFVHYKPKTLVINNLEFDHADIFEDLGAIQTQFHHLIRCVPSSGKIIAAEGEAIDNVLDRGLWTSMDRMGVGAECAWAVEGLTASYSQVRIRTPHGEEGEIAWSLIGRHNAENALSAVSAAAHAGVPLEVACDALSKFEGVKRRLELLGKPAGVSVYDDFAHHPTAIASTLSGIRSAVGAARVIAVVELRSNTMKDGTHRDALLPATQAADVVFWFQPEGSDWSLSGSGGGGPNHMVFNDVQVLHDALVTEAQEGDHLVIMSNGSFSGLHQQLLQSLADNASNTEL, from the coding sequence ATGTCGTCACGCGTTCACATACTCGGTATTTGTGGCACCTTTATGGGCGGTGTGGCACTCCTGGCGCGCGAGCTGGGCTATCAGGTCTCTGGCTCGGATGCGAATGTGTACCCACCTATGAGTACGATGCTCCGCGACGCAGGTATAGACATCGTGGATGGATACTCCTCAGAGGATCTAAATCCTGCCCCAGATCTTGTCGTTATTGGCAACGCACTGTCTCGTGGCAACGCTGCTGTCGAGTACGTACTCGACGAGGGAATCCCCTATATCTCTGGGCCGCAATGGCTGGGTGAACTACTCACAAATCGCTGGGTGATGGCGATCTCGGGTACCCACGGGAAGACCACAACTTCATCCATGCTGACTTGGATTCTGGAATGCGCGGGAAAAGAGCCCGGCTTTTTAGTGGGAGGCGTACCTTTCGGTTTCGAAGGCTCGGCTCGTCTTGGATCCGGACCGTTTGTCGTTGAAGCAGATGAATATGATTCGGCCTTTTTCGATAAGCGCTCAAAGTTTGTTCACTACAAGCCTAAAACGCTCGTCATTAATAATCTGGAATTTGATCACGCCGATATCTTTGAAGATTTAGGCGCAATCCAGACGCAATTTCACCATCTCATTCGGTGTGTTCCCTCTTCGGGAAAGATTATTGCCGCAGAAGGCGAAGCAATCGACAACGTGCTTGATCGAGGCCTATGGACCTCAATGGATCGAATGGGTGTTGGTGCTGAGTGCGCTTGGGCTGTAGAGGGTCTTACAGCGAGTTACAGTCAAGTCCGTATTCGGACACCCCATGGTGAAGAGGGAGAAATCGCGTGGTCGCTGATCGGGCGTCACAATGCGGAAAATGCACTCTCGGCCGTTTCGGCTGCAGCTCATGCTGGAGTGCCGCTCGAGGTGGCCTGTGACGCATTGTCAAAATTTGAGGGCGTCAAACGTCGGCTCGAGCTTCTCGGAAAGCCGGCAGGCGTCAGCGTATACGATGACTTTGCACACCACCCAACTGCCATTGCATCGACGCTGTCAGGTATTCGGAGTGCTGTAGGCGCTGCGAGGGTGATTGCGGTTGTTGAGCTACGGTCGAACACCATGAAGGACGGCACGCATCGCGATGCATTATTGCCAGCCACGCAAGCCGCTGATGTTGTTTTCTGGTTCCAGCCCGAGGGTTCAGACTGGTCGCTCTCGGGGAGTGGAGGTGGAGGTCCAAACCACATGGTGTTTAACGATGTTCAGGTACTTCATGATGCGTTAGTCACTGAAGCTCAAGAAGGGGATCATTTGGTCATAATGAGCAACGGAAGCTTTTCTGGCTTGCATCAACAGTTGCTACAATCGCTCGCGGATAATGCGTCAAACACGGAGCTGTAA
- a CDS encoding transcriptional regulator, TraR/DksA family (PFAM: Prokaryotic dksA/traR C4-type zinc finger~TIGRFAM: RNA polymerase-binding protein DksA), producing the protein MATKKSSDTPDKAAAKAPAKAKAAPKKKAAAKAAPKAKAAPKAKAAPKATAAPKATAKAAAKKAPAKAAPKAKAAPKAKNNAKVARAVGEVQNFDDFKPYKPSRGESYMNDEQLEHFRHLLLSWRSDLVNEVTKTVGHMKDEAANFPDPADRATQEEEFSLELRARDRERKLIKKIDGTLERISIDDYGYCDACGIEIGIQRLEARPTATLCIDCKTLAEIKERQELG; encoded by the coding sequence ATGGCGACGAAGAAATCCTCCGACACACCGGATAAAGCTGCAGCAAAAGCACCTGCCAAAGCAAAGGCCGCTCCGAAAAAGAAAGCGGCGGCCAAGGCTGCGCCTAAGGCAAAGGCTGCGCCCAAGGCAAAGGCTGCGCCCAAGGCAACGGCTGCGCCCAAGGCAACGGCTAAAGCCGCTGCTAAAAAGGCGCCAGCCAAAGCTGCACCGAAGGCCAAAGCAGCGCCAAAGGCAAAAAATAACGCGAAGGTGGCAAGAGCGGTTGGCGAGGTTCAAAACTTCGATGACTTTAAGCCCTACAAGCCATCACGTGGCGAGAGCTACATGAATGATGAGCAACTAGAGCACTTCCGTCACTTGCTGCTGAGTTGGCGATCCGACTTGGTGAATGAAGTCACCAAGACGGTCGGCCACATGAAAGATGAAGCTGCCAACTTCCCTGACCCTGCCGATCGTGCAACTCAGGAAGAAGAGTTTAGCCTCGAGCTGCGCGCCCGTGACCGAGAGCGAAAGCTGATCAAGAAGATCGACGGCACCCTTGAGCGCATTTCTATCGATGATTACGGCTACTGTGATGCCTGCGGTATCGAAATTGGCATTCAACGCCTTGAAGCAAGACCGACAGCGACACTTTGCATTGACTGCAAAACGCTCGCTGAAATTAAGGAGCGTCAGGAGCTAGGCTAA
- a CDS encoding 6-phosphofructokinase (PFAM: Phosphofructokinase), with product MPADPAPNAFYAQSGGVTAVINASAAGVIKTAALFPEKVGKVYAGQNGILGALREELIDISLESQASIDGLMTTPSGAFGSCRYKLKGIDENRAEYERLIEVFKAHNIRYFFYNGGGDSADTCQKVSEIGAKMGFPLQAIHVPKTIDNDLPFTDNCPGFGSVAKYVALSTREAAFDIASMCATSTKVFILEVMGRHAGWIAGAAGLASRSEAEAPHIILFPEIAFDEARFLKKVKETVEKFGFCVIVASEGTQTADGQLLSGSTSRDAFGHVQLGGLAPKLANIIKQAHGYKYHWAVADYLQRSARHIASQTDLEQAYALGESAVNLAMEGKNALMPTIVRVSDAPYEWKIGTAPLDEVANQEKMMPESFFSEDGYGITEEARRYFQPLIMGEAYPNYRDGLPDYVTLEKHLAEKKLPPDNRW from the coding sequence ATGCCTGCAGATCCGGCGCCAAACGCCTTTTATGCTCAATCAGGAGGCGTTACTGCTGTCATCAATGCAAGTGCCGCAGGTGTTATTAAGACTGCAGCGTTGTTCCCTGAAAAAGTTGGCAAGGTATACGCAGGTCAGAATGGCATCCTTGGGGCGCTACGCGAGGAGCTGATCGATATTTCCCTTGAATCACAGGCGTCGATTGATGGCCTGATGACAACACCCTCAGGTGCGTTCGGCTCCTGCCGCTACAAGCTCAAAGGCATCGATGAAAATCGTGCGGAATACGAGCGACTGATCGAAGTTTTCAAGGCGCACAATATCCGCTACTTCTTCTACAACGGCGGCGGGGACTCTGCTGACACCTGCCAAAAGGTATCCGAGATCGGGGCGAAGATGGGGTTTCCGCTCCAGGCGATCCATGTCCCCAAGACCATCGACAACGACCTCCCCTTCACCGATAACTGCCCTGGCTTCGGATCGGTAGCGAAGTACGTGGCGCTCTCGACGCGAGAGGCGGCCTTCGACATTGCGTCAATGTGCGCCACTTCCACCAAAGTATTTATTTTAGAGGTCATGGGTCGTCACGCCGGCTGGATTGCCGGGGCAGCAGGACTCGCATCACGATCTGAAGCCGAAGCACCCCATATCATTCTGTTTCCCGAAATTGCCTTCGACGAAGCGCGCTTTCTGAAAAAAGTGAAAGAAACGGTCGAGAAATTTGGCTTCTGCGTCATCGTTGCCTCTGAGGGCACACAAACCGCTGACGGACAGCTGTTGTCAGGATCTACCTCTCGTGATGCGTTTGGTCACGTCCAGCTCGGCGGCCTAGCCCCCAAATTGGCGAATATCATCAAACAAGCTCACGGGTATAAATATCATTGGGCGGTCGCCGATTATTTGCAGCGTTCAGCTCGCCACATTGCGAGCCAAACTGACCTCGAACAGGCTTATGCACTTGGCGAGTCTGCCGTTAATCTCGCAATGGAAGGTAAGAACGCACTCATGCCAACCATCGTTCGAGTTAGCGATGCTCCCTATGAGTGGAAGATTGGCACAGCACCACTCGACGAAGTGGCCAATCAAGAGAAGATGATGCCTGAGTCCTTCTTCTCCGAGGATGGCTATGGCATTACGGAGGAAGCGCGTCGCTATTTCCAACCACTCATTATGGGTGAGGCCTATCCGAACTATAGAGATGGTCTACCCGATTACGTGACACTCGAAAAACATTTGGCAGAGAAAAAGCTTCCGCCTGACAACCGCTGGTAG
- a CDS encoding D-alanyl-D-alanine carboxypeptidase (PFAM: D-alanyl-D-alanine carboxypeptidase) → MNHEQMIALGLTSEHLTESRGTRMHEQVAEAFSALQARANNAGFQLSVASSYRSYERQLAVFNGKWSGERPVLDDHDRVLVRQDYSAEEWLHLILRFSALPGTSRHHWGTDIDIFDPTCIPSDKSLQLVPSEYRIGGMFEDLTQWLDELIAANDCEGFFRPYDRDRGGVSEEPWHLSYKPVASMVRPHLTTDTLRDLWLREPGLRPNGYNTILPLLDDLIDRYVV, encoded by the coding sequence ATGAACCACGAGCAGATGATAGCGCTGGGTTTAACCAGCGAGCACCTCACAGAGAGTCGCGGCACGCGCATGCACGAGCAAGTCGCGGAGGCATTCAGCGCCTTGCAGGCTCGTGCAAATAATGCGGGCTTCCAGCTGTCTGTTGCCTCGAGCTACAGGTCCTACGAACGGCAACTCGCTGTCTTTAATGGCAAGTGGAGCGGTGAACGCCCTGTGCTCGATGATCACGATAGGGTCTTGGTCCGACAGGATTATTCTGCCGAAGAATGGTTGCACCTTATCCTCCGATTTTCGGCCCTTCCCGGTACCTCGCGCCACCACTGGGGTACTGATATCGATATTTTCGATCCGACTTGTATACCGTCGGATAAGTCGCTACAGCTTGTCCCCAGCGAATATCGTATCGGAGGTATGTTCGAGGATTTAACCCAGTGGTTGGATGAACTGATTGCGGCTAACGACTGTGAAGGGTTCTTCCGCCCTTATGACCGGGATCGAGGCGGCGTTTCTGAAGAACCATGGCACCTTAGTTACAAACCCGTGGCGTCGATGGTGCGACCCCATTTGACCACAGATACGTTGCGTGATCTTTGGCTTCGAGAGCCCGGCCTACGACCCAATGGGTACAATACTATCCTGCCTTTGCTCGACGATTTGATAGACCGCTACGTGGTGTGA
- a CDS encoding putative RND superfamily exporter (PFAM: MMPL family), whose product MSSAYQLVITRFASAVVVTALALAAVAFSQLDKVRLDASSDSLLLQGDPDLAFFEEATERYESYEFLIMTWEPDSPLLSEASLAGLAAMVADLEQVSGVRSVTSALDVPLLESPPISLTDLSDLDSIPSLRDPNVDRSLALREFTSSQLYKNLVVSEGGDLTAVQVTIEPNKEIDRLGDLRKSLRKAVAEGADASLERELADIEFAYDQATRTVNADRAALVADVRAVAEKYRDQSRIFVGGVPMIAADMLDFVQDDLVTFGSSIILVMIAMLALIFRDYRWVVIPISVCTLSALLMLGILGYTDWRMTVISSNFVAVLLVVALALAIHLVVRYRELEVKEPNMARADRAVMAAKLMFVPCFYTAVTTMVAFTSLVVAGIKPVIDFGWMMTAGIVVAFLVSFTLVPALITVLPDSGAKGVSDTLSMTRRFASIVERFGGVVLAVTGLLVLLVLLGLSRLQVENRFIDYFKDTTEIYQGMELLDSRLGGTIPLDIILYPPVESVSEVENSAEVEAASFDAMSADDGFAGDDEGFGDDFGEDAFGESDFDESLASDEEDLWGDDPFGEDVSFADENSAEIGYWFTLEGRNLVDQIHDIVDARPESGKVLSLSTGFSVMDRLYDDKLGGVELALIERSLPSDVAEVLIEPYYDPVEQQARITVRAMETSKTLRRAEYLESLYAQILADTGLDETRVKFTGLLVLYNNVLQSLYASQILTLGAVFVAIGIMFLMLFRSVSLALLGLAPNILAAGLVLGVMGLAGIPLDIMTITIAAIVVGMGVDNCIHYIHRFRREFEVDGNYRESMYRSHSSIGRAMYYTTLTVVVGFSMLTLSNFTPSIYFGVLTVMAMLAAVMGALLLLPKLIIAFQPLGPERA is encoded by the coding sequence ATGTCCTCTGCTTATCAACTCGTTATAACGCGCTTTGCAAGTGCTGTTGTTGTTACTGCGCTGGCGCTCGCCGCAGTCGCATTCTCTCAGCTGGACAAGGTTCGTTTAGACGCCTCGTCCGATAGCTTATTGCTCCAGGGCGACCCCGACCTTGCCTTCTTCGAGGAGGCAACTGAGCGCTACGAGAGTTACGAGTTTTTGATCATGACTTGGGAGCCGGATAGCCCCTTGTTAAGCGAGGCTTCTTTAGCCGGATTAGCAGCAATGGTTGCCGATCTCGAGCAGGTCTCTGGTGTGCGGTCGGTGACCTCAGCACTCGATGTGCCTTTATTGGAAAGTCCGCCCATTTCCTTGACCGATCTTTCGGACTTGGATTCGATACCCAGCCTTCGGGATCCGAATGTCGACCGCTCACTTGCGCTTCGCGAATTTACCTCGAGCCAGCTCTATAAAAATCTCGTCGTGAGTGAGGGTGGTGATCTCACTGCTGTGCAGGTAACGATAGAGCCGAACAAAGAGATCGATCGGCTTGGGGATTTGCGAAAATCGTTGCGTAAAGCGGTTGCTGAGGGGGCTGATGCGAGCCTCGAGCGTGAACTCGCTGATATTGAGTTTGCCTACGATCAGGCGACGCGGACCGTGAACGCAGATCGGGCAGCGCTCGTGGCGGATGTTCGGGCAGTCGCTGAGAAATATCGCGACCAAAGCCGCATATTCGTCGGCGGTGTCCCGATGATCGCGGCTGATATGCTGGACTTCGTTCAGGATGATTTGGTGACCTTTGGTTCGTCGATCATCCTTGTCATGATCGCTATGTTGGCGCTTATATTCCGCGATTATCGGTGGGTAGTGATCCCTATATCCGTGTGCACGCTGTCAGCGCTGCTGATGCTGGGTATTTTGGGTTACACCGATTGGCGCATGACAGTGATCTCATCAAATTTTGTCGCGGTGCTTCTCGTGGTTGCTTTGGCGCTGGCAATACACTTGGTTGTCCGCTATCGGGAGCTAGAGGTTAAAGAACCCAATATGGCTCGGGCGGATCGCGCGGTGATGGCCGCGAAGCTTATGTTCGTTCCGTGTTTTTACACGGCAGTAACCACCATGGTTGCCTTCACTTCTCTGGTTGTGGCTGGGATAAAACCGGTTATCGATTTTGGCTGGATGATGACTGCTGGGATTGTAGTGGCGTTTTTGGTCAGTTTTACCTTGGTACCGGCTTTGATCACAGTGTTGCCTGACTCGGGAGCAAAAGGTGTGAGCGATACTCTGAGCATGACGCGGCGGTTCGCTTCCATCGTAGAGCGCTTTGGCGGTGTTGTGCTGGCAGTGACCGGTTTACTGGTGTTGCTTGTTTTGCTCGGGCTATCACGTCTTCAAGTAGAAAATCGCTTTATCGACTATTTCAAAGATACCACTGAGATTTACCAAGGTATGGAACTTCTCGATTCTCGACTGGGCGGCACTATCCCACTCGATATTATTTTATACCCGCCAGTAGAGAGCGTGTCAGAGGTTGAAAACAGTGCCGAAGTTGAAGCCGCTAGTTTCGATGCGATGTCTGCAGACGATGGTTTCGCGGGCGATGATGAGGGATTCGGCGACGATTTTGGCGAAGACGCTTTTGGTGAGAGTGATTTTGACGAGAGCTTGGCCAGTGACGAGGAAGATCTCTGGGGTGATGATCCCTTTGGTGAGGATGTCTCGTTTGCCGACGAGAACTCCGCGGAGATTGGTTACTGGTTCACTCTAGAGGGTCGAAACCTCGTTGACCAAATTCACGATATTGTTGATGCAAGACCCGAGTCTGGGAAAGTGTTGTCGCTGTCGACGGGGTTCTCCGTCATGGATCGTCTTTATGACGATAAATTGGGGGGTGTTGAACTCGCGCTTATTGAGCGGAGCCTGCCCTCTGATGTCGCTGAGGTGTTAATCGAGCCCTACTACGATCCTGTGGAACAGCAGGCTAGGATCACCGTCCGGGCGATGGAGACGAGCAAAACGCTTAGGCGAGCAGAGTATCTGGAGTCACTTTACGCACAGATTCTGGCTGATACTGGCCTTGACGAAACCCGTGTCAAATTCACCGGCTTGTTGGTGCTCTACAACAACGTGCTTCAAAGCCTCTACGCGTCGCAGATATTAACGCTTGGTGCGGTATTCGTGGCGATAGGTATTATGTTCCTCATGCTGTTTAGGTCCGTTTCGCTCGCGTTATTAGGACTGGCACCTAATATTCTTGCGGCAGGTTTAGTGCTCGGTGTGATGGGTTTGGCTGGCATTCCGCTCGATATTATGACGATCACGATTGCCGCCATTGTCGTTGGCATGGGTGTCGATAACTGCATCCATTACATCCATCGATTCAGGCGCGAGTTTGAAGTTGATGGGAACTACCGCGAGTCGATGTACCGCAGCCACTCGAGTATTGGTCGTGCGATGTACTACACCACCCTGACGGTCGTTGTCGGCTTTTCTATGCTGACACTCTCAAACTTCACGCCGAGCATTTATTTTGGTGTGCTGACTGTTATGGCGATGCTTGCTGCTGTCATGGGTGCGCTGTTGCTGCTGCCTAAACTGATCATCGCGTTTCAGCCGTTGGGTCCCGAGCGGGCCTGA
- a CDS encoding response regulator with CheY-like receiver, AAA-type ATPase, and DNA-binding domains (PFAM: Response regulator receiver domain; Sigma-54 interaction domain) — protein sequence MLTVLLLDDDPISATHTADDLTAEGLKVIKASPFSAVGAIKSAEKVDVAILDPGRNEAGAAQLIQDLAPVPVLIHAQHASLRTAVDLMKAGAKDYWAKPASIREMLPAISRCADSKATVNATPQAVEAFVGKSKGMRALMSMANKAALASSTVLIIGETGTGKELVARHIHQSSKRTNKPLISVNCAAIPETLIESELFGYEKGAFTGANSQRVGLIEAADGGTLFLDEIGELPASAQARLLRFIQEGEIRRIGSVESSSVNVRLICATHRNLLELENTDAFRRDLFHRINVLRLELPPLRERGDDIQGLTNWLIKRVSSRLECEEKPLSEEARNALVAHDWPGNVRELEHTIERALVMSEGRELSVDDLSLPIKSIKQSALNATLLQPLANATPDIASQSPIDAGSEELSLEDYFQRFVLENQDAMNETELAQKLGISRKCLWERRQRFDLPRKRKRGAA from the coding sequence ATGCTGACAGTGCTACTTCTGGATGATGATCCAATCAGTGCGACACATACTGCTGATGACCTAACCGCCGAAGGTCTCAAAGTCATCAAAGCCTCACCTTTTTCCGCGGTGGGTGCCATCAAGTCCGCTGAAAAAGTCGACGTCGCCATTCTCGACCCCGGCAGAAATGAAGCCGGAGCTGCTCAACTCATTCAAGATCTAGCGCCCGTGCCCGTGCTTATTCACGCACAACATGCGTCACTACGCACTGCAGTCGACTTAATGAAAGCGGGGGCCAAAGACTACTGGGCCAAGCCCGCCTCTATTCGAGAAATGTTACCCGCCATATCGCGATGTGCTGACAGCAAAGCTACGGTTAATGCAACACCGCAAGCCGTTGAGGCGTTTGTCGGAAAATCAAAAGGGATGCGCGCGCTAATGAGTATGGCCAACAAGGCTGCACTAGCAAGCTCCACCGTCCTGATTATCGGTGAAACAGGAACGGGTAAAGAACTTGTCGCACGTCATATCCACCAGTCGAGTAAACGAACAAACAAACCACTGATCTCGGTCAACTGTGCGGCCATCCCAGAAACACTGATCGAGTCAGAACTTTTTGGTTACGAGAAAGGTGCTTTTACGGGCGCAAATTCGCAACGTGTGGGCCTCATAGAAGCCGCAGATGGTGGCACCCTCTTCCTAGACGAAATAGGCGAGTTGCCAGCTTCCGCTCAAGCGCGTCTCTTACGATTTATCCAAGAGGGCGAGATTCGTCGCATTGGATCGGTAGAGAGTTCGAGCGTAAACGTCCGTCTCATTTGTGCAACGCACCGAAACTTGCTCGAGCTGGAGAACACCGACGCGTTTCGCCGAGATCTATTCCATCGAATCAACGTGCTTCGCCTCGAATTGCCACCATTACGTGAGCGAGGCGACGACATCCAAGGGTTGACCAATTGGCTGATAAAGCGCGTCTCGTCGCGGCTTGAGTGCGAGGAAAAGCCTTTATCTGAAGAAGCAAGGAATGCATTAGTCGCCCATGATTGGCCAGGTAATGTACGAGAGCTGGAGCATACAATCGAGCGAGCACTCGTCATGTCTGAAGGCAGAGAGCTCTCCGTGGATGACCTGAGCTTACCGATCAAGAGCATCAAACAGTCAGCACTCAACGCGACACTGCTTCAACCTCTCGCAAACGCAACACCCGATATTGCGAGTCAATCGCCTATCGATGCGGGCAGCGAGGAACTATCACTCGAAGATTACTTCCAACGCTTCGTGTTAGAGAATCAGGATGCTATGAATGAGACTGAACTGGCTCAGAAGTTAGGGATCAGCCGAAAGTGCTTATGGGAAAGACGCCAGCGATTCGATCTGCCTCGGAAGCGAAAAAGAGGCGCGGCATAG